A stretch of Halopiger aswanensis DNA encodes these proteins:
- a CDS encoding UbiA family prenyltransferase, producing MNVNSNIDWKTISQKTRGLAQVNRLPETISYNIIYAVIGINIATNQPISDVQGYINNLMVLFVAMMMSKMQASVADALHDYRVDKENPEKSYIARSVQILGENNLYSLLAIELTVGLSLWGWLAFGTDKPIFLLMGALVAIFGFVYSYPPRIKELGFLNHIVTTGVDVFCAILPVSLLIGLRFNQETYFLLAAIFLYILGYHIAHQAADTYFDRQSGLSTFTQQIGVGRSILLSAATTIVAAIFTWLGGYPISAIGLGIGGLAYGLLLWQIVGKSEKEKSLTVSRWFSISLWATYLNGVVAVGLLL from the coding sequence ATGAATGTGAACTCAAACATAGATTGGAAAACGATTTCTCAGAAGACACGGGGATTAGCACAAGTCAATCGACTACCAGAAACTATTAGCTATAATATTATTTATGCCGTTATCGGTATTAATATTGCAACAAATCAACCAATATCTGATGTCCAGGGATACATAAATAATTTGATGGTACTATTTGTTGCTATGATGATGTCAAAAATGCAAGCTTCAGTTGCGGATGCGTTGCATGATTATCGAGTTGATAAGGAAAATCCAGAGAAATCATATATCGCTAGATCAGTTCAAATATTAGGAGAAAACAATCTTTATTCGCTACTTGCGATCGAACTAACGGTAGGGCTCTCACTTTGGGGATGGCTCGCCTTCGGAACTGATAAACCGATTTTCCTTCTCATGGGTGCTTTGGTTGCTATATTTGGGTTCGTATATTCGTACCCACCCCGGATTAAAGAACTCGGTTTTTTGAATCATATCGTAACAACCGGGGTCGACGTATTTTGTGCTATTCTTCCTGTTTCACTCCTTATAGGGCTTAGATTCAACCAAGAGACCTATTTCTTGCTTGCTGCGATTTTCTTGTATATCTTGGGCTATCATATAGCTCATCAAGCAGCAGATACGTATTTTGATCGGCAAAGCGGTCTCTCGACTTTCACTCAACAAATAGGGGTCGGCCGAAGTATACTCCTGTCTGCGGCGACTACAATCGTAGCTGCGATCTTCACCTGGCTGGGCGGGTATCCAATATCGGCTATAGGACTCGGAATCGGTGGACTGGCGTATGGATTACTTCTCTGGCAGATAGTCGGTAAATCTGAAAAAGAGAAGTCACTAACTGTTTCTCGGTGGTTTAGTATCTCACTTTGGGCTACGTATCTAAATGGAGTGGTAGCAGTCGGCTTACTTCTGTAA
- a CDS encoding helix-turn-helix transcriptional regulator — MDDVEKLRDTLRKRTEILRALLNNPQTKSDLTEEVSASRSTIDRAIKNLQDLRCVEIQGGEYYLTSTGKLSLETYENYVDTTDNLADIHQIINSISGDISIDRDFIKGASKHLADPQVPETALREANELLKSATKLTGLAPLSLPSYPDLLEKEIQENDLEVEIIVEEKVLESLHEVRGENFENFVADDNVDIYSTGKSLPCAVWIMETPEGEHAGMTVYNQGGVQGVIINDKEAAVQWARETYEKYLKSSSKIDNL; from the coding sequence ATGGATGATGTAGAAAAACTACGGGATACACTCAGGAAGCGAACCGAAATTCTTCGCGCTCTACTCAATAACCCACAAACGAAATCTGATCTCACAGAAGAAGTGAGTGCATCTCGTTCTACGATAGATAGAGCAATCAAAAACCTACAGGACTTGAGATGTGTTGAGATCCAAGGTGGGGAGTACTATCTTACCTCAACTGGAAAGTTGTCTCTTGAAACATACGAAAACTATGTGGACACCACTGACAACCTAGCAGATATTCACCAGATAATAAATAGCATATCTGGTGATATATCCATCGACCGTGACTTCATTAAGGGGGCTTCTAAGCATCTTGCTGACCCACAGGTGCCAGAAACTGCTTTGAGAGAAGCCAACGAACTGCTGAAGTCAGCAACAAAATTAACAGGCTTAGCTCCTCTTTCCCTCCCTTCGTATCCAGATTTGCTAGAAAAGGAAATTCAAGAGAATGATCTAGAAGTCGAGATCATCGTTGAGGAGAAAGTTCTCGAGTCGCTTCACGAGGTACGAGGAGAGAACTTTGAAAATTTCGTTGCAGATGATAACGTCGACATATACAGTACTGGAAAATCACTCCCCTGTGCAGTGTGGATAATGGAAACTCCTGAAGGAGAACATGCCGGAATGACTGTCTATAACCAGGGAGGTGTTCAAGGCGTAATAATAAACGATAAGGAAGCAGCTGTTCAATGGGCTCGTGAAACATACGAAAAATACCTCAAATCTTCCTCAAAGATAGACAATCTGTAA
- a CDS encoding cytochrome P450: MSQLPGPTGYPLIGNTHQFYRKNILKWFSAFPEKYGDIAQIRVARNQIVLLMDPNDIQTVLIDENKKYRKGGFHKRVTSSLIGNGLVLAEGDRWRSNRHDLEPSFHPQKMNSYANQIKTHTEYKLGQWEDGDIVMFGNEMKELTLRIITNALFDIDLRSENWDLPSIFDEVIDYFTYIAQTYVYLPEWIPTSRNRSYRRAIGELDEIVDEIITRHIEHPEEYDSLIADLLDQESWTKAEIRDEVVTLLLAGHETTALMLAYTTYLLGSNPDIRAQAINEIDQNEPQNSEKPFQQSNLLDHILKESLRLYPPAYAIFRQPTEDVILSGHKISEGTLLCLSQWVTHRDPRLYESPHEFQPDRWESDSLSAPSPGMYFPFAAGPRRCIGERLAMLEGKIVLGMILEKYIPKVPSQESLEVIPSLSTQPSSPIKIKLERRN; this comes from the coding sequence ATGTCACAACTCCCCGGTCCAACTGGATATCCTCTTATCGGAAATACACACCAATTTTATCGCAAGAACATCCTAAAGTGGTTCAGTGCTTTCCCCGAAAAATATGGAGACATTGCTCAAATCCGGGTTGCTCGCAACCAGATTGTTCTTCTAATGGACCCTAATGATATTCAAACAGTCCTGATAGATGAAAATAAGAAGTACCGAAAGGGAGGATTCCATAAACGAGTAACATCCTCATTGATCGGCAACGGACTTGTTTTAGCTGAAGGCGATCGGTGGCGATCCAATCGCCATGATCTTGAGCCTTCCTTCCACCCTCAGAAAATGAACTCCTATGCTAATCAAATAAAAACACATACCGAGTACAAATTGGGCCAATGGGAAGACGGCGATATAGTCATGTTCGGAAACGAAATGAAAGAACTGACACTGCGTATTATCACCAATGCGCTATTCGACATTGACCTTCGGTCGGAGAACTGGGACTTACCCTCTATTTTTGATGAAGTGATCGACTACTTCACATATATCGCCCAGACCTACGTCTACCTCCCTGAGTGGATTCCTACCTCGAGGAATCGATCATATCGTCGTGCTATCGGTGAACTTGACGAGATCGTCGACGAAATCATTACACGCCACATAGAACACCCTGAAGAATATGACTCACTCATAGCTGATCTTCTTGATCAAGAATCGTGGACTAAAGCAGAGATTCGAGACGAGGTTGTAACACTTCTACTCGCTGGCCATGAGACTACCGCGCTCATGTTAGCATATACTACCTATTTGCTTGGCTCCAATCCAGATATCAGAGCTCAAGCTATCAACGAAATCGATCAAAATGAGCCCCAGAACTCTGAGAAGCCTTTCCAACAGTCTAATCTACTCGATCATATCCTGAAAGAGTCCCTTCGCCTTTACCCGCCTGCATATGCGATATTTCGTCAACCGACCGAAGATGTTATTCTGAGCGGTCACAAGATATCCGAAGGAACCCTTCTCTGTTTGAGTCAATGGGTGACTCATCGAGACCCTCGACTATACGAGTCTCCACATGAATTCCAACCAGACCGATGGGAATCTGATTCACTATCAGCACCATCACCAGGAATGTATTTCCCATTTGCAGCAGGCCCAAGACGATGTATCGGGGAACGATTAGCAATGCTTGAAGGAAAAATCGTGCTTGGAATGATCCTCGAAAAATACATACCAAAAGTTCCATCTCAAGAATCTCTCGAAGTTATTCCTTCCCTCTCAACGCAACCTAGCTCACCAATCAAAATAAAGCTCGAGAGAAGGAATTGA
- a CDS encoding helix-turn-helix transcriptional regulator, which yields MSDKTIDNELKVYRAKRDITQEELAKEIGVTRQTINAIERNRYNPSLEIAFELAEYFDCSVEDIFTYE from the coding sequence ATGTCCGATAAAACGATAGATAATGAATTGAAGGTCTATCGAGCTAAGCGCGATATCACGCAGGAGGAACTCGCAAAAGAGATCGGCGTTACACGGCAAACGATAAACGCTATCGAGAGAAACCGATACAACCCCTCTCTGGAAATAGCATTCGAGCTAGCAGAATATTTCGACTGCTCAGTAGAGGATATTTTCACCTACGAATAG